One genomic segment of Theobroma cacao cultivar B97-61/B2 chromosome 6, Criollo_cocoa_genome_V2, whole genome shotgun sequence includes these proteins:
- the LOC108662381 gene encoding uncharacterized protein LOC108662381 yields the protein MEGKRKKKEKIHSFIGNATHQNLYSKSRGSNRPTLPCNHVRIEKQGQQSHVFPIKRRLSAPSSSFFSLSDTNLAASTNAEQHLEMTTSKRVAERRVARFQKNISRRGSVESSTKKAYGYPVGPILLGFFVFVVVGSSLFQIIRIATSKGKGMA from the exons ATGGAaggaaagaggaagaaaaaggaaaaaattcaTTCATTTATTGGCAATGCTACTCACCAAAACTTGTATTCAAAGAGTCGGGGCAGTAACCGTCCCACGCTCCCTTGTAACCACGTACGTATAGAAAAGCAGGGACAGCAGTCCCACGTTTTCCCTATAAAACGACGGCTGTCAGCCccctcttcttctttcttctctctgtCTGACACAAACCTCGCTGCTTCAACCAACGCAGAACAACATCTAGAAATG ACTACCTCAAAACGCGTTGCGGAAAGGAGGGTTGCAAGGTTTCAGAAGAACATCTCAAGGAGGGGATCCGTAGAAAGTTCAACCAAGAAAGCATATGGCTACCCCGTCGGCCCAATTCTGCTGGGTTTTTTTGTCTTTGTGGTAGTTGGATCAT CTCTTTTTCAGATAATCAGAATTGCTACTAGCAAAGGCAAAGGCATGGCTTGA
- the LOC18597311 gene encoding uncharacterized protein LOC18597311 translates to MATRYKSYDARSSTSSHFSDPSSSMELNKSSSRRPEASSSSSSSRALVKSKPLDVGPGSRSKTKADNNLTSMVKRFMDKKSTNKTIGQGQLVIPSDVLAEDLKKAERKGAAFTALQRKLFGKGSADKKEVKALTEVKGNTRTLAMVLRSERELLSANKDQEMEIAELKLLLQDKNREVEKLKDLCLKQREEIKSLKSAILFPDVMNSQLQEIVEKQGSELTQAKQLIPTLQRQVTSLTGQLQCLAQDLAQVKADKYSARAFHQRHGSSPRTPRYDREEPSDSLEFSSADATTPGSPDDLFLEDLNPCLTPYYTKTKSKEFDEIGFNSPHNESLSKNNKQTFTELGFSSRSKKLSKSSDCYQDSNRGSSMARTNRRSDESTGSYRKQMHHKPF, encoded by the exons ATGGCCACGCGCTACAAGTCGTACGATGCACGCTCCTCCACCTCCTCTCATTTCTCTGATCCCTCGTCGTCTATGGAGCTCAACAAGTCCTCTTCTCGGAGGCCAGAAGCCTCTTCCTCCTCGTCTTCCTCTCGAGCTCTCGTGAAATCAAAGCCATTGGATGTAGGTCCGGGCAGCCGCAGCAAAACCAAGGCTGACAACAATCTGACGAGCATGGTGAAGAGATTTATGGACAAGAAATCCACGAACAAGACGATTGGGCAGGGGCAGCTGGTCATTCCGTCCGATGTCCTGGCTGAGGATCTCAAGAAGGCTGAAAGGAAGGGAGCTGCTTTCACAGCGTTGCAGAGGAAGCTGTTCGGAAAAGGGTCTGCCGACAAAAAGGAGGTGAAGGCCTTGACAGAGGTTAAAGGGAATACCAGGACGTTGGCCATGGTTTTGAGAAGTGAGAGGGAGCTCTTGAGTGCCAACAAAGATCAGGAGATGGAGATTGCTGAGCTCAAACTTCTGCTCCAAGACAAGAACAGAGAG GTTGAGAAGCTCAAAGATTTGTGCTTGAAGCAGAGAGAAGAAATTAAGTCATTGAAGAGTGCAATACTGTTCCCAGATGTCATGAATTCTCAACTTCAAGAAATTGTAGAGAAGCAAGGTTCGGAGCTGACACAAGCCAAACAGCTAATCCCAACTCTCCAAAGACAGGTCACTTCTCTCACAGGACAGCTCCAATGCCTTGCACAGGATCTTGCTCAG GTGAAGGCAGATAAGTATTCTGCCAGGGCATTTCACCAGCGGCATGGCAGCTCTCCCAGGACACCCAGATATGATCGAGAAGAGCCTTCTGATTCTTTG GAATTCAGTTCTGCCGATGCGACAACTCCTGGTAGTCCAGATGACTTGTTCCTCGAAGATTTAAATCCCTGTTTAACACCTTATTATACCAAGACAAAGTCCAAG GAATTCGATGAGATAGGCTTTAACTCACCACATAATGAATCCTTATCCAAGAACAATAAACAAACGTTCACTGAGCTCGGATTCAGTTCTCGCAGCAAGAAGTTGTCCAAGAGTTCAGATTGCTACCAGGATTCCAATAGAGGAAGCTCCATGGCCCGGACCAATCGCAGATCAGATGAAAGTACAGGCTCATACCGAAAGCAAATGCATCATAAACCTTTCTAA
- the LOC18597312 gene encoding serine acetyltransferase 1, chloroplastic, protein MAACIDNPKGEPANKWCRLRSSERLACCSLCRFAKVCGPSFSNLVSCRAINWVSVKIPDTTVCPCDEDEDEDDLWVKIREEAQSDAKQEPILLNYYYSLVLSHSSLEIALANHLAMKLSNSTLSRDAVFKVFLEAFAQDHEIKRAISDDTKATRQRDPACISYVHCFLHFKGFQACQAHRAAHKLWSQGRLSLALLIQSRVSEVFAVDIHPAAKIGRGIVLDHATGIVIGETAVIGDHVTILHNVTLGGTGKVLGDRHPKIGNGALIGAGTKILGNIRVGEGAKIGAGSLVLKEVPPHSTAVGNPARVLTTPTAQANREHSHQ, encoded by the coding sequence ATGGCAGCATGCATCGACAATCCGAAAGGTGAACCTGCCAACAAGTGGTGTCGCTTAAGATCCAGCGAACGCCTAGCCTGTTGTTCCCTTTGCAGGTTTGCCAAAGTATGCGGACCAAGTTTCTCAAATCTTGTTTCATGCAGAGCAATCAACTGGGTTAGCGTGAAAATTCCGGATACAACAGTCTGTCCCTGTGACGAGGACGAGGACGAGGACGATCTGTGGGTGAAAATTAGGGAGGAAGCTCAATCTGATGCAAAACAGGAGCCTATCTtgttgaattattattattctttggTACTGTCACACAGTTCTCTGGAAATTGCGTTGGCGAACCACCTGGCGATGAAACTGAGCAATTCGACTCTTTCCAGGGATGCAGTTTTCAAGGTTTTCTTGGAAGCTTTTGCTCAGGATCACGAGATCAAGAGAGCCATCAGTGATGATACAAAGGCTACAAGACAGCGTGACCCTGCTTGCATCAGTTATGTCCACTGCTTCCTACACTTCAAGGGGTTCCAAGCTTGCCAAGCTCATAGAGCGGCACACAAACTGTGGTCGCAGGGTAGGCTAAGCTTGGCGCTGCTAATACAGAGTCGGGTTTCCGAGGTTTTTGCAGTAGACATCCACCCAGCGGCGAAGATTGGACGGGGAATAGTACTCGATCATGCCACCGGAATTGTGATCGGAGAAACGGCAGTGATCGGGGACCATGTCACCATTCTTCACAATGTCACATTAGGTGGTACAGGAAAAGTTTTGGGAGACAGGCATCCCAAAATCGGTAATGGAGCCCTGATAGGAGCGGGAACCAAAATTCTGGGCAATATCAGAGTCGGAGAAGGGGCTAAAATCGGTGCAGGTTCACTAGTTCTAAAGGAGGTGCCACCACATAGTACAGCAGTAGGAAATCCTGCTAGAGTACTTACCACCCCGACCGCTCAGGCAAACAGAGAACACTCACACCAGTGA